In Apis mellifera strain DH4 linkage group LG3, Amel_HAv3.1, whole genome shotgun sequence, one DNA window encodes the following:
- the LOC551215 gene encoding uncharacterized protein LOC551215 isoform X3, with protein MIAALTNQILFTTREIMYFSRRMSRFYYCRQKLYCMNNFLLEKHSVFSFVVNTWVIPRTCYSTENKINFSNSLTKDKIKKIVSKFNSEERELFLKTLEEYKSEEDRAGYQRQLAAFRWCNKLGRPSKIPSLKNVDPTGTYCPVPEDWLMRKYVETVPEPSTKDLILVTISNAIPFIGFGFLDNFIMIVAGDQIEMMLSKKFPISTMTAAALGNTISDIIGIGSVDYVERFAQSVGFKAPKLTPMQLNLRKTKAAANMGRVIGVTVGCIIGMTPIPIFSYFHNND; from the exons atgatTGCGGCTTTaactaatcaaatattatttactacgcgagaaattatgtattttagcAGAAGAATGTcgcgattttattattgtcgtcaaaaattatattgcatgaataattttctgttagaAAAACATTCTGTATTCTCGTTTGTCGTTAATACATGGGTTATACCAAGGACATGCTATAGCacagaaaacaaaataaatttttctaactcTTTAACAAaggacaaaataaaaaaaatagtttccaaatttaattcaGAAGAACGAgagctttttttaaaaactcttgaagaatataaatcaGAAGAAGATAGAGCTGGATATCaac gtCAATTAGCTGCTTTTCGATGGTGCAATAAACTTGGAAGGCCTAGTAAAATACCATCATTAAAAAATGTGGATCCTACAGGCACATATTGTCCTGTTCCTGAAGATTGGCTTATGCGCAAGTATG TTGAAACTGTTCCAGAACCATCTACAAAAGATCTAATTTTag TTACGATTTCAAATGCAATTCCATTCATTGGTTTCGGTTTTCTTGACAATTTCATCATGATAGTTGCT GGAGATCAAATTGAGATGAtgttaagtaaaaaatttccaatttcaacTATGACGGCTGCCGCTTTAGGAAATACAATATCTGATATAATAGGAATTGGATCTGTAGACTATGTAGAACGTTTTGCTCAAAGTGTTGGTTTTAAAGCACCAAAACTTACACCTATGCAATTAAATCTTCGTAAAACAAAAGCAGCTGCTAACATG ggGCGAGTTATTGGAGTTACAGTTGGTTGTATTATTGGAATGACAcctattccaattttttcctattttcataacaatgattga
- the LOC551215 gene encoding uncharacterized protein LOC551215 isoform X1 has protein sequence MIAALTNQILFTTREIMYFSRRMSRFYYCRQKLYCMNNFLLEKHSVFSFVVNTWVIPRTCYSTENKINFSNSLTKDKIKKIVSKFNSEERELFLKTLEEYKSEEDRAGYQRQLAAFRWCNKLGRPSKIPSLKNVDPTGTYCPVPEDWLMRNIKNFLPSHTPHGYQSTTIEPHLVETVPEPSTKDLILVTISNAIPFIGFGFLDNFIMIVAGDQIEMMLSKKFPISTMTAAALGNTISDIIGIGSVDYVERFAQSVGFKAPKLTPMQLNLRKTKAAANMGRVIGVTVGCIIGMTPIPIFSYFHNND, from the exons atgatTGCGGCTTTaactaatcaaatattatttactacgcgagaaattatgtattttagcAGAAGAATGTcgcgattttattattgtcgtcaaaaattatattgcatgaataattttctgttagaAAAACATTCTGTATTCTCGTTTGTCGTTAATACATGGGTTATACCAAGGACATGCTATAGCacagaaaacaaaataaatttttctaactcTTTAACAAaggacaaaataaaaaaaatagtttccaaatttaattcaGAAGAACGAgagctttttttaaaaactcttgaagaatataaatcaGAAGAAGATAGAGCTGGATATCaac gtCAATTAGCTGCTTTTCGATGGTGCAATAAACTTGGAAGGCCTAGTAAAATACCATCATTAAAAAATGTGGATCCTACAGGCACATATTGTCCTGTTCCTGAAGATTGGCTTATGCGCAA tataaaaaattttcttccatcgCACACTCCACATGGATATCAATCT ACAACTATAGAACCACACTTag TTGAAACTGTTCCAGAACCATCTACAAAAGATCTAATTTTag TTACGATTTCAAATGCAATTCCATTCATTGGTTTCGGTTTTCTTGACAATTTCATCATGATAGTTGCT GGAGATCAAATTGAGATGAtgttaagtaaaaaatttccaatttcaacTATGACGGCTGCCGCTTTAGGAAATACAATATCTGATATAATAGGAATTGGATCTGTAGACTATGTAGAACGTTTTGCTCAAAGTGTTGGTTTTAAAGCACCAAAACTTACACCTATGCAATTAAATCTTCGTAAAACAAAAGCAGCTGCTAACATG ggGCGAGTTATTGGAGTTACAGTTGGTTGTATTATTGGAATGACAcctattccaattttttcctattttcataacaatgattga
- the LOC551256 gene encoding protein CNPPD1, which yields MSNISRKRKTPSKLKTMGNHDDFLNRISKSLYYAKLPVTDCLSLPVTELAAELFTEVKSGYTLERLDVEEASRISRNACVSPCSLVLALLYLERLKDCNPEYLQQVAPSELFLVSLMVASKFLNDEGEDDEVFNTEWAQSADLTILQINRLEKDFLKAIDWTVFVHNQDFWERLQKLERDIAYKEAQKRGWFSYTELSCLMNSMQLIAVAHAVVNVSSICLATYTAGVVTLLGSALVASYLPGTVLNNPRQVTNSTDIMKADFNSEMDITSPIEILSENVLTTDFISTSFLLNCNQSQQNCEHIKIHKITNVNWRWLSSIMIWLPQHSDMESKKSLQTTIDKTKHVDTSITTKFLFDVTISDEPLIKFWKQILSIDLKIFLHDWRYYANYITKFTFDHQH from the exons atgtcaaatatttcaaggaaaaggaaaactcCATCAAAATTAAAG ACCATGGGTAATCATGATGACTTTTTAAATCGTATATCTAAATCGCTTTATTATGCAAAACTGCCAGTGACTGATTGCCTCAGTTTACCTGTTACTG aaTTGGCAGCAGAATTATTCACTGAAGTGAAGAGTGGTTATACACTTGAAAGATTAGATGTAGAAGAGGCTAGTAGAATTTCTAGAAATGCATGTGTATCACCATGTTCTCTTGTTTTGGCATTGTTATATTTGGAGAGATTAAAAGATTGTAATCCAGAATATCTTCAACAAGTGGCACCTTCTGAGCTCTTCCTTGTTTCTTtg ATGGTGgctagtaaatttttaaacgatgagGGAGAAGATGATGAAGTTTTCAATACTGAATGGGCACAATCAGCTGATTTGactatattacaaataaatcggttagaaaaagattttcttaaaGCTAtt gaTTGGACTGTTTTTGTTCATAATCAAGATTTTTGGGAAAGATTGCAGAAATTAGAAAGAGATATAGCTTATAAGGAAGCACAAAAAAGAGGCTGGTTTTCATATACAGAATTAAGTTGTCTAATGAATTCAATGCAATTAATTGCAGTAGCACATGCTGTAGTAAATGTATCATCTATTTGCTTAGCAACATATACTGCAGGAGTAGTTACTCTTTTAGGTTCTGCTTTAGTTGCAAGCTATCTTCCAGGAACAGTACTTAACAATCCAAGACAAGTAACTAATTCTACAGATATTATGAAAGCAGATTTTAATTCAGAGATGGATATAACATCAcctatcgaaattttatcagaaaatGTTTTAACAACAGATTTTATATCTacttctttcttattaaattgcaATCAGTCTCAACAGAATTGTGAACATATTAAAATCCACAAGATTACTAATGTAAATTGGAGATGGTTAAGTTCTATAATGATCTGGTTACCACAACATTCAGATATGgaatcaaaaaaatcattgcaaACAACAATCGATAAAACCAAACATGTAGACACATCAATAACTACCAAATTTCTATTTGATGTTACTATATCAGATGAacctttaataaaattctggaaacaaattttgagcatagatttgaaaatatttttgcatgaCTGGCGATATTAcgcaaattatattacaaaatttacatttgatCATCagcattga
- the LOC551215 gene encoding uncharacterized protein LOC551215 isoform X4, which produces MIAALTNQILFTTREIMYFSRRMSRFYYCRQKLYCMNNFLLEKHSVFSFVVNTWVIPRTCYSTENKINFSNSLTKDKIKKIVSKFNSEERELFLKTLEEYKSEEDRAGYQRQLAAFRWCNKLGRPSKIPSLKNVDPTGTYCPVPEDWLMRKYEPSTKDLILVTISNAIPFIGFGFLDNFIMIVAGDQIEMMLSKKFPISTMTAAALGNTISDIIGIGSVDYVERFAQSVGFKAPKLTPMQLNLRKTKAAANMGRVIGVTVGCIIGMTPIPIFSYFHNND; this is translated from the exons atgatTGCGGCTTTaactaatcaaatattatttactacgcgagaaattatgtattttagcAGAAGAATGTcgcgattttattattgtcgtcaaaaattatattgcatgaataattttctgttagaAAAACATTCTGTATTCTCGTTTGTCGTTAATACATGGGTTATACCAAGGACATGCTATAGCacagaaaacaaaataaatttttctaactcTTTAACAAaggacaaaataaaaaaaatagtttccaaatttaattcaGAAGAACGAgagctttttttaaaaactcttgaagaatataaatcaGAAGAAGATAGAGCTGGATATCaac gtCAATTAGCTGCTTTTCGATGGTGCAATAAACTTGGAAGGCCTAGTAAAATACCATCATTAAAAAATGTGGATCCTACAGGCACATATTGTCCTGTTCCTGAAGATTGGCTTATGCGCAAGTATG AACCATCTACAAAAGATCTAATTTTag TTACGATTTCAAATGCAATTCCATTCATTGGTTTCGGTTTTCTTGACAATTTCATCATGATAGTTGCT GGAGATCAAATTGAGATGAtgttaagtaaaaaatttccaatttcaacTATGACGGCTGCCGCTTTAGGAAATACAATATCTGATATAATAGGAATTGGATCTGTAGACTATGTAGAACGTTTTGCTCAAAGTGTTGGTTTTAAAGCACCAAAACTTACACCTATGCAATTAAATCTTCGTAAAACAAAAGCAGCTGCTAACATG ggGCGAGTTATTGGAGTTACAGTTGGTTGTATTATTGGAATGACAcctattccaattttttcctattttcataacaatgattga
- the LOC725060 gene encoding coenzyme Q-binding protein COQ10 homolog B, mitochondrial has protein sequence MYRRILLFESAIFQNKCNFNKQYIERMYMADIMKTKEYEGRKLIGFSMDQIYSVVADVQNYKEFVPFCKKSDVIFKSDDMLKANLVIGFPPINESYTSIVTTMRPHLVKAECSDGRLFNHLNTLWLFSPGLKNNAQTCVIDFSLSFEFKSIIYSHLSNLFFNEIVRQMENAFIDEAKRRYGRPCIKTVRLER, from the exons acgtattttattatttgaaagcgcaatatttcaaaataagtgcaattttaataaacaatatatagaaCGAATGTATATGGCTGATATTAtgaaaacaaaagaatatgAAGGTCGTAAATTAATAGG ATTTTCAATGGATCAAATATACAGTGTTGTAGCTGatgtacaaaattataaagagtTTGTtccattttgtaaaaaatccgATGTTATATTCAAAAGTGACGATATGCTCAAAGCTAATCTGGTAATAGGTTTCCCACCTATAAATGAAAGTTATACATCAATAGTAACGACAATGCGTCCACATTTAGTAAAAGCCGAATGTTCAGATGGtagattatttaatcatttaaatacattatggCTTTTCAGTccaggattaaaaaataatgctcAAACCTGcgttattgatttttctttatcatttgaatttaagtcgattatttattcacatttatcaaatttgttttttaatgaaatcgtAAGACAAATGGAAAATGCCTTTATTGATGAAGCTAAACGTAGATATGGAAGACCATGTATAAAAACAGTACGATTAGAAAGATGa
- the LOC551215 gene encoding uncharacterized protein LOC551215 isoform X2: MIAALTNQILFTTREIMYFSRRMSRFYYCRQKLYCMNNFLLEKHSVFSFVVNTWVIPRTCYSTENKINFSNSLTKDKIKKIVSKFNSEERELFLKTLEEYKSEEDRAGYQRQLAAFRWCNKLGRPSKIPSLKNVDPTGTYCPVPEDWLMRKYEPHLVETVPEPSTKDLILVTISNAIPFIGFGFLDNFIMIVAGDQIEMMLSKKFPISTMTAAALGNTISDIIGIGSVDYVERFAQSVGFKAPKLTPMQLNLRKTKAAANMGRVIGVTVGCIIGMTPIPIFSYFHNND; encoded by the exons atgatTGCGGCTTTaactaatcaaatattatttactacgcgagaaattatgtattttagcAGAAGAATGTcgcgattttattattgtcgtcaaaaattatattgcatgaataattttctgttagaAAAACATTCTGTATTCTCGTTTGTCGTTAATACATGGGTTATACCAAGGACATGCTATAGCacagaaaacaaaataaatttttctaactcTTTAACAAaggacaaaataaaaaaaatagtttccaaatttaattcaGAAGAACGAgagctttttttaaaaactcttgaagaatataaatcaGAAGAAGATAGAGCTGGATATCaac gtCAATTAGCTGCTTTTCGATGGTGCAATAAACTTGGAAGGCCTAGTAAAATACCATCATTAAAAAATGTGGATCCTACAGGCACATATTGTCCTGTTCCTGAAGATTGGCTTATGCGCAAGTATG AACCACACTTag TTGAAACTGTTCCAGAACCATCTACAAAAGATCTAATTTTag TTACGATTTCAAATGCAATTCCATTCATTGGTTTCGGTTTTCTTGACAATTTCATCATGATAGTTGCT GGAGATCAAATTGAGATGAtgttaagtaaaaaatttccaatttcaacTATGACGGCTGCCGCTTTAGGAAATACAATATCTGATATAATAGGAATTGGATCTGTAGACTATGTAGAACGTTTTGCTCAAAGTGTTGGTTTTAAAGCACCAAAACTTACACCTATGCAATTAAATCTTCGTAAAACAAAAGCAGCTGCTAACATG ggGCGAGTTATTGGAGTTACAGTTGGTTGTATTATTGGAATGACAcctattccaattttttcctattttcataacaatgattga